The Vibrio gallaecicus genome contains a region encoding:
- the phoU gene encoding phosphate signaling complex protein PhoU, producing MQFGRHISGQFNVELEAIRTHVLTMGGLVEQQLSFAMQALHKDDADLANKVIRDDHKVNAMEVSIDEACTRIIAKRQPTAKDLRLIMAIIKTITDLERIGDVASKIAQGAIEIPSTKEQKFHVSLEPLCRQAITMLHQVLDAFARMDVDAAAEVHKLDDKLDAEYEAVIRQLMTYMMEDPKNIPNILQVMWSARAIERVGDRCQNICEYIIYFVKGKDVRHLGDQSLDDALK from the coding sequence ATGCAATTTGGTCGTCATATATCAGGGCAGTTTAATGTTGAACTAGAAGCTATTAGAACTCATGTGCTTACGATGGGTGGTTTAGTGGAACAACAACTGTCATTTGCGATGCAGGCACTTCACAAGGATGATGCTGATCTGGCAAATAAAGTGATACGTGATGATCATAAAGTGAATGCGATGGAAGTGTCCATTGATGAAGCTTGTACTCGAATTATTGCTAAACGTCAGCCTACCGCTAAAGATTTACGTTTAATAATGGCGATCATCAAAACGATTACCGATCTAGAACGAATTGGTGATGTTGCCTCTAAAATAGCTCAAGGTGCGATAGAGATCCCTTCGACCAAAGAACAAAAATTTCATGTTTCGTTAGAGCCTCTTTGCCGTCAAGCAATCACCATGCTGCATCAAGTGTTGGACGCTTTTGCTCGTATGGATGTCGATGCTGCGGCAGAAGTTCATAAACTTGATGATAAGTTGGATGCGGAATACGAGGCTGTCATTAGACAATTAATGACGTATATGATGGAAGATCCTAAGAACATCCCAAATATTTTGCAGGTGATGTGGTCAGCCCGAGCGATTGAACGGGTGGGAGATCGTTGCCAAAATATCTGCGAATACATTATTTACTTTGTGAAGGGTAAAGATGTACGCCATCTAGGTGATCAAAGCCTAGATGACGCACTGAAGTAG